Below is a genomic region from Persephonella sp..
TTCACCTTTGCCACACCCTTTATCTTTCCCATGCTTTTTTTTATGTTTATCCCTTCTATCTCAAATATTATCTGATCACCGGGGTGAACAGGTTTTCTGAATTTTGCACTGTCAATACCTGCAAAAAGAACGGTAAAATCACCATCTGCACCTTCAGATTTTAATTTTTTTATCATAAGATAAGCTCCTGCCTGTGCCATAGCCTCAATAATCAAAACACCGGGCATCACAGGGTAGTCTGGAAAATGCCCATTAAAAAACTCCTCATTAGCTGTAACATTTTTCAGGGCTTTAACTTTGAGATTTGGGATATCAAGCTCAATAATTCTGTCTATAAGCAAAAAAGGGTATCTATGTGGAAGGATATCTTTTATTTCAAGAACATCGGCAAACATTATCAGCCCTCCTTTTTTCAGCTAATATATCAGATTTTCAAAAAAATATCCAAAATCACAACTATCATATACATTATGCTGATGTAACCGTTTATTGTGAAAAATGCAACATTTATCTTTGATAGGTCATCTTCTTTTATCAATGTATGCTCATAAATCAAAAATCCTGTAAGGATCATAAGACCTGCATAGTAAATGTAGCCTAATCCTGCAAAATAACCTGTCAAAACAAGAAAAACAAATGTGAGCAGATGGAAAAATCTTGCAAAAAAGATCGCTTTTTTTACCCCAAACTTTGCAGGAATAGAATGAACGCCGACTTTTCTGTCAAACTCTACATCTTGAAGGGCATAAAAAATATCAAACCCTGCCACCCAGAAAGCCATTCCAAGACCTAAAAAAACTGTAGAGATCTCAACCTGTCCTTTCAAGGCAACAGACACAGCTATAGGTATGATAAAGTAAACAGCTCCAAGGATCAGGTGAACAAAATTTGTAAACCTTTTTCCAAGGGGATAAATAATCAAAAGTAAAATAGCAACAGGCGACAGGTAAAAAGCAAGTTTATTAAGCTTATAAGCTGAAAATACTAAAACAGCTGACGATATTACGGCGAGAAACAGTATTTCTCCTGCTTTAACAGCACCTGTGACAGAAACCCAGTTTTTTGTCCTTGGGTTTAGCCTGTCAAATGGAAGATCAAAAAATCTGTTGAATGCCATTCCAGCTGTTCTACCTGAAACAGCAGCGATCAAAATCCAGAAAAGTTTTTCAACGGGTGGAATACCTCTTTCCACAATAAAAACAGCTGCCAGGACAAAAGGCAGTGCAAAAATAGTATGTTCAAACTTTACAAGCTGTGCGTATAACTTAAGTTTATTTATCATTCCAGCTTTACCTTCTCTAATATTTCCATTAGATTGTGAACAACAATATCCACTTTTGAGCTTTTTTCAAGATCCTTTTCTGTATATTTACCTGTAGTAACAAAAATAGTTTTTAATCCATATTTTTTATAACCTTCCAGATCAACAAAAATATCATCGCTTATGATGGCTATATTTTCTTTTTCTTTCACAGACAGCCTGTCAAAAAGAACTCTGTTGTAATCTTCCCCCATCTTACCAAAGTGTTTAAAATCCTGATTACACTGGCATGCGATTGAAAACATCTTTGCAACAGTTCCAACGCCCGGAAACAAAAGACCGTCGTCATCTTTAGATATTATGTTTTTGTTTAATGCATAAAGTTTTGCTTCGTAGATTTTTAATGCTGTTGTTCC
It encodes:
- a CDS encoding UbiA-like polyprenyltransferase, coding for MINKLKLYAQLVKFEHTIFALPFVLAAVFIVERGIPPVEKLFWILIAAVSGRTAGMAFNRFFDLPFDRLNPRTKNWVSVTGAVKAGEILFLAVISSAVLVFSAYKLNKLAFYLSPVAILLLIIYPLGKRFTNFVHLILGAVYFIIPIAVSVALKGQVEISTVFLGLGMAFWVAGFDIFYALQDVEFDRKVGVHSIPAKFGVKKAIFFARFFHLLTFVFLVLTGYFAGLGYIYYAGLMILTGFLIYEHTLIKEDDLSKINVAFFTINGYISIMYMIVVILDIFLKI
- the fabZ gene encoding 3-hydroxyacyl-ACP dehydratase FabZ, with product MFADVLEIKDILPHRYPFLLIDRIIELDIPNLKVKALKNVTANEEFFNGHFPDYPVMPGVLIIEAMAQAGAYLMIKKLKSEGADGDFTVLFAGIDSAKFRKPVHPGDQIIFEIEGINIKKSMGKIKGVAKVNGQVVCEAVLMAALKKS
- a CDS encoding HAD hydrolase-like protein gives rise to the protein MQIKAFLIDLDGVLTKDENFSPIDGAVEFISYLNKKGIPFVIATSNSRFSPEEIISRMKKNGFDISPDQIITPLVVAPEVLKKEKIKKIFVIGSQNLKKFLKDKGFDILESPEVDGVLVGLDKEFNFRKMKIGTTALKIYEAKLYALNKNIISKDDDGLLFPGVGTVAKMFSIACQCNQDFKHFGKMGEDYNRVLFDRLSVKEKENIAIISDDIFVDLEGYKKYGLKTIFVTTGKYTEKDLEKSSKVDIVVHNLMEILEKVKLE